Part of the Bdellovibrio bacteriovorus genome, TCTTGGAGTGTCCTTTGAATCGAAATTGGAACTCTAAAAAGGAATGTCGTTCCTTCTTTAAGTCTTTGTGTGCTCAAGAATTTGCACAAGGCCTTGCTCAAAACCAACAACAACTCAACCAGGCTTTGCAGGGCTTTATGCTCAAGCAAAGTGGAACTTGGGGCGCTTATCGAGCACTCAAGGAAGAAGCCAGTGTTGAAGAGGTTTTTAAAATCTCGCGCGTAACATGGGCTTTTCCCAAAATGATCGAGGGAGCTTTAGAGTTTTACCTGGGGCAGGATTTCACGCCCGGATTTTATGGAGTGATGGAGCCGTCGGCTCAATCCCCGAAAGTCGCGGTGACGGATCTTCAAGGAGTGTTGGTTCCCGGATTAGTTTTTAATAAGAATGGCAATCGCCTGGGTAAGGGAAAAGGGTTTTACGACAAGACTCTTGAAACCTACCGGGGGATCAAAGTCGGTATCTGTTTTGATTTTCAGATCAGTCCCGACACTTTGCCCACAGAGGCTCATGATGTGAAGGTGGATTACCTGATCACAGAATCTGGGGTTGTCGCATGCAGGGATTTTCATAAGGAAGATCAGGAGTAAGAAAATGGAAATTGTAATTACCGCCATTATTGCGCTTATCTTGGGTGGTGCGGTTGTCTTTATCATTAAAAAGATTCAAGACGAAAATTCTAAAAAATCAGCTCGCGTTGAAGCTGAAAGAATCGTCAACAAAGCGAAATCAGAAGCCGCTAAAATTAAAAAAGATTCTGAAACTAAAGCGAAGGATTTTGAATCCCGCGCCCGTAAAAATGTTGAAGCGGACATTCACAAGCAAAAATCCACAGTTAAAAACAAAGAGGCTCAGTTAGAGCGTCGTTTGAAAGAGATCGATGATCAATTCAAACAAAAAATGGAAGAAAACGATCGTTATTTAAATACTCTTAAGGACCGTGAAGAAAAAATTGCGATCTCTGAAAATCGTATCAAAGATCTCGAGAAAAAAGGCGAAGCGCATATCGATCAGCTTAAAAATAAGCTTGAGTCTGTGGCGGCGATGACTCAAGAAGAAGCCCGTCGACAATTGCTTTCCGCGCTTGAAGATGAAGCAAAGCAAGAAGCCGCAAAAAAGATCGCCCAAATTGAAGACGAAGCCAATAAAGAGTCTGAGAAAAAAGCCAAACGTATTTTGGCGACCGCACTTTCAAGATTTGCGTCTGAATACACTTCTGAGCGCACGGTGAGTGTCCTTGCTCTTCCAAGTGACGAGATGAAGGGTAAAATCATCGGTCGTGAGGGACGTAATATCAGAACGTTGGAAGCACACTGTGGTGTGGATTTGATCGTTGATGATACGCCAGAAGCGGTGGTTATTTCTGGATTTGATCCCGTTCGCCGTGAACTTGCTCGCCGTACAATTGAAAAATTGATGGAAGATGGACGCGTGCATCCGGCGCGTATTGAAGAAGTCGTTGAAAAGCAACGCAATGAATTGATGAAATCGATCAAAGAAGAAGGCGAACGCCACGTGATCGAGCTGGGTATCCCGAACATGCATCCCGAGTTAGTGAAAATCATCGGTGGCCTGAAATACCGTTCCTACCAAGGGCAGAATGCTTTGAACCAAGCTTTAGAAGTGGCCAACATCGCGGGGTTGTTAGCCGGGGAGCTAGGCGTGAATGTAAAAATCGCGCGTCGTGCGGGTCTGCTTCACAACATCGGTAAAGCCATTGATCACACTGTTGAGGGCAGCTATGCGACAGTGGGTGCTGAGATGGCCAAAAAATACAACGAATCTGAAGATGTGTGTCACGCGATCCGTGCTCATGATGAAGAAGAAAAACCTCATTCGATCTTGGCGTGGATTGTTCATGCCGCTTATATCTTGTCTTCGTCTCGTCCGGGCGCACGTCGTCCGCAAATGGATTCATTTGTTCACCGTTTGGAAGATCTTGAAAGCATCGGGAACAGCTTTGACGGGGTTCTTAAAACATTGGCTCTGCAAGCAGGTAAAGACGTTCGCGTTTTAGTTGAAAGCAGCAAAGTCACGGATGATCAAGCCGTGATGTTGTCTCGTGATATCGCTCGTAAGATTGAGCGTGAGATGCCACAAGTAGGCGCCATCAAGATCACGGTTGTTCGTGAAACTCGTTCTGTTGAACACGCACGATAGTTTAAGCAAAGGATTTGTTTAAGATGTTGAGTCCTCAAGAGCAGTTAGAAAGAATTAAGTTTGGTGTCGCTGAATTCATCAGTGATGAAGACATGCTTAAAAAACTTAAAAAAGGAAAACCTTTAAATATCAAACTGGGTGCAGATCCTACGCGCCCGGATATTCATATCGGGCACACTGTTGTTTTGAACAAACTAAAAACCTTTCAAGATCTTGGGCACAAAGTTCAGTTCCTAATCGGGGATTTTACGGCGGCTATTGGCGATCCGACCGGAAAAAGCACAACGCGTCCGATGTTGACTCGCGAAGAGATCGAAGAAAACGGCCGCACCTATGCCAAGCAAATCTTTAAAATTCTGGATCCAGAAAAGACCGAGATTGTTTACAACTCTCACTGGATGAATAAGCTGACGCCGGCAGAGTTTATTAAGATGGCGGCGCAATACACGGTTGCGCAAATGCTAGAGCGTGATGACTTTACCAAGCGTTACCGTTCCGGCACACCGATTGCGATTCATGAGTTCCTTTACCCCCTGACCCAAGGTTATGACTCTGTTCATTTAAAGTCAGATGTTGAATTGGGTGGAACCGATCAAAAGTTCAATCTCTTGGTAGGTCGTCAGATGCAATCATCCTATGGACAAGAATCGCAATGTGTGTTGACGATGCCGATCCTTGAAGGGATTGATGGCGTTAACAAAATGTCTAAGTCATTAGATAACTATATTTCGGTGGTTGATACTCCTAAAGATATGTTTGGTAAAACCATGCGTATTTCAGATGATTTGATGTACCGCTGGTATGAGCTTTTAACTGATATCGGGGCTCAAGGTTTGTCACAGCTGCGCACAGATGTTTCAGAAAAACGCAAACATCCCCGTGAAGTGAAAGTGAACTTAGCAAAATTCTTGATCAAACGTTTCCATTCAGAAGCAGCCGCCCAAGCTGCCGAAGATGAATTCAATCGTATCTTTGTCGAAAAGGGTTTGCCGGACGATGTGCCGGAGTTCGCGGTAAACGCCCAAGAAATTGGTTTGCCCGCCCTGATGGTGGCGGCCGGCTTGTGTGCTTCTAACGGTGAGGGCTCAAGGCTTATCACTGGTGGGGGCGTGCAGATTGATGGTGAAAAAGTATCTGATCCGAAATTGAAAATGAACCTGAAGTCTGGCGAAAGCTTTGTCGTGAAAGCCGGAAAGAAGAAGTTCGTAAAGATCGTAGTGAAATAACGATCTAGTTTAGGAATAACTATGAAGATTAAATTCTTGCCGCAAAATATCGTCGTTGAAGGTACGCCTGATAAGACGCTTTTAAAAATTGCGACGGAAAATCAGTTAGAGATTCGTTCGATTTGCAAAGGTGTTCCGTCGTGTGCGGAATGCCGGGTGAAAATCGTGGAAGGTGAGTCTAACATTCTTCCTCCGAGCAAAGCGGAACTAAGCCTGATCGGCACCAGCCACTTTATCGATGGACGTCGTCTTAGCTGCCAGGTTCGTTGTTTCGGGGATGTCACGGTCGATCTTTCGGAACAAGTGGATCGTTCCGAGAATCAGGTCAAAAAAATCCGAGGCTTCCGCTCTCAAAAACAGCAGGAATCTCACGCGGTGAACGACACGATGTTGTTATCAGAAAAACCAGA contains:
- a CDS encoding 5-formyltetrahydrofolate cyclo-ligase, which translates into the protein MNRNWNSKKECRSFFKSLCAQEFAQGLAQNQQQLNQALQGFMLKQSGTWGAYRALKEEASVEEVFKISRVTWAFPKMIEGALEFYLGQDFTPGFYGVMEPSAQSPKVAVTDLQGVLVPGLVFNKNGNRLGKGKGFYDKTLETYRGIKVGICFDFQISPDTLPTEAHDVKVDYLITESGVVACRDFHKEDQE
- the rny gene encoding ribonuclease Y is translated as MEIVITAIIALILGGAVVFIIKKIQDENSKKSARVEAERIVNKAKSEAAKIKKDSETKAKDFESRARKNVEADIHKQKSTVKNKEAQLERRLKEIDDQFKQKMEENDRYLNTLKDREEKIAISENRIKDLEKKGEAHIDQLKNKLESVAAMTQEEARRQLLSALEDEAKQEAAKKIAQIEDEANKESEKKAKRILATALSRFASEYTSERTVSVLALPSDEMKGKIIGREGRNIRTLEAHCGVDLIVDDTPEAVVISGFDPVRRELARRTIEKLMEDGRVHPARIEEVVEKQRNELMKSIKEEGERHVIELGIPNMHPELVKIIGGLKYRSYQGQNALNQALEVANIAGLLAGELGVNVKIARRAGLLHNIGKAIDHTVEGSYATVGAEMAKKYNESEDVCHAIRAHDEEEKPHSILAWIVHAAYILSSSRPGARRPQMDSFVHRLEDLESIGNSFDGVLKTLALQAGKDVRVLVESSKVTDDQAVMLSRDIARKIEREMPQVGAIKITVVRETRSVEHAR
- the tyrS gene encoding tyrosine--tRNA ligase, producing the protein MLSPQEQLERIKFGVAEFISDEDMLKKLKKGKPLNIKLGADPTRPDIHIGHTVVLNKLKTFQDLGHKVQFLIGDFTAAIGDPTGKSTTRPMLTREEIEENGRTYAKQIFKILDPEKTEIVYNSHWMNKLTPAEFIKMAAQYTVAQMLERDDFTKRYRSGTPIAIHEFLYPLTQGYDSVHLKSDVELGGTDQKFNLLVGRQMQSSYGQESQCVLTMPILEGIDGVNKMSKSLDNYISVVDTPKDMFGKTMRISDDLMYRWYELLTDIGAQGLSQLRTDVSEKRKHPREVKVNLAKFLIKRFHSEAAAQAAEDEFNRIFVEKGLPDDVPEFAVNAQEIGLPALMVAAGLCASNGEGSRLITGGGVQIDGEKVSDPKLKMNLKSGESFVVKAGKKKFVKIVVK
- a CDS encoding 2Fe-2S iron-sulfur cluster-binding protein: MKIKFLPQNIVVEGTPDKTLLKIATENQLEIRSICKGVPSCAECRVKIVEGESNILPPSKAELSLIGTSHFIDGRRLSCQVRCFGDVTVDLSEQVDRSENQVKKIRGFRSQKQQESHAVNDTMLLSEKPEKPEKHEKSEKPQQHDHKNKK